gaaatgggaaTAGATGTAATTtcaaatattacttttggacaattatttgcttttgtgaaaaaagaaggattaatgttatgttcagaattaagatttcaaataaaatatggatcaaaaacaaaagaagtaggttcattctgtgatgcattcggaattaaaagaataaaatcaCCATCtgcatataaaaagaaaattaaaaaatataatactcaaaaaagacaaaaatataaAAGACCTGAAGAAAATAAACCAGAAAGAACAAGAAGattcattaaaaagaaaattgtttgttataaatgtggaaaagtaggacataaagcaaacaaatgtaaattaaaagaaaaaattaatgaaatctgtgcaaatgaagatgaaattaaaaataaattaataaatttattaataaatgaaaaagataaaagttctgAAGAAGAATATTATGATGATATTTCTAgttcagaaagtgaagaaaattgtaattgtTCTAATACTCCTAAATATATAAAcgttataactaaaaaagaagataaagaatttttattagatataatagaaaaaattgaagatccaatagctaaaaaggaatatttagaaagattaaaaagtttaattattcaagaagataaaatgccaaagataatagaaccttttagcatttgaaaattaatagataaatatccaaatatagatataatgaagaaagaaactactaaagatcttcaatcagaaattaataatcttaaaatacaaataaaacaattacaacaagaaataatagaattaaaaacaaaagatttagaaatagaagcaaaaataGCATTAATAAATAATCAGCCCTCAACCTCTAATTTtaaaacagaagaaatattAATATCAGAAAAACCGGTAGAAGAAACTCAATATTTAAATACTATAGAAAAAAtgacatttcaaaaatggtttgctTTAGTAACCAttacagtagaagatttcaaagaaacttATGTAGCTTTAATAGATAATGGATGCACACCCCTATTTGCAAAGGCTAAAACGACACTTGAACATATATTAATAATAGAGTAATATATTGTTAGTCTTTTGAACCACAACTCGTAAATTATATAAATTACCAATGTCTTAAAATTTTCTAGAGCGTTGGCATCTTTCATCTCTTTTTCACCATGTATAGGCTGTGAAGTACTTGAGTTACTTTAAAGATCAGCATACTTTACAAACAAATTCAAGCCTATATCAAGAAAAAATGAATACATAATCAATACCCATCATTTCCTCTCTAACTTTATTCTTTAATTCTGCTCTCACCCTTTCcatcctttttgtttctttctttgttaGACCATAACATTATCAACCATTAAAACATTTTCTCAACTCGAATTTCAAAGTCGTGAATTTGCTATTTGCAaccaacaagaaaagaaaatgatgagaGTAAATCTAACACATTCATTTAAAGACTTTAAATGCTATACAATAGAGTTAATTAGCAGAAAGAACATTaacatatattttaaaattactaACATAACCAGTTTAACACGGTACTCAATAGTAGCAAGTCTAGTTCCATTCGCAAAGTGCACTGTCTCATAATTGTCACACTGCACCAATAGCTTTTTGTATTGTTTATAATGCCCTTGTGCAACAAAATACTGTAAAGTTCCAATAATAGCTGTGAACTCtacatcaaaaatatttttcacgtCATCAACAACATCAGCCTGTCTCTCGCCTTCTATGAAAGAGAGATGATTTCTGTATAATCCTCCATAATACCCTTTACCCATAGGACCACTAAGATTGAATATACCATCGACAGAACATGTCAACTccctaaaaagtaaaaatattttcattttcatcagcCCTAAAACACCAAAATAAGTTTAAGAAACAGCAATGCACTATATCCTTTACCCACAAGATTATCAAAATTGAATATACCATCTACAAAACATGTGAACTCcttaaaaagtaaaaatattttcactttatccCAGAACATCAAAATGATTACAAGAAATAGCAAAATAAGAAACTTACTTCTCATCTTGTAATCCTTCCCATTTTGCAATACTTGGGGGTCTCGTCAACTTCTTCACAGGTGCATCTACATCATGCATCTACATCTGCATCTAAATGTTGCATTTCTTTATCAAATTGCACAAGACTCATCTTTTTTCACAAGACACGGAAGCGAGCCACCGACACCAACTATCTAATGAGATGACTATAGGCCGGGAGCTTTCTGTGATATTCATTGTTGGATGCGGCGAAGCAAGTTCCATTGTGTATTTGACTTCCAACTCCAATGTCATTTACTTATAGGGGTgtgcaaaatcaaaaatttcCGATTTACAGACCAAATTCGAATTTCGAAATCGGTAAATAGAAAATCGGAATCGAATTCGGATTTTTTGAATTCATATATTTCGAATTTGGTTCGAATTCGATAATAAAGTTTTTCAAAtcgaaattttcaatttcaaattcataattcgaaatcggaattcgaatttcgatttcgatttcaaattcgtttttaatatataagtatatttttatacatgtaatataaaatttatattataaaatataatattatataataaattttatattatataataatatataaattttttcgaattcggtgaaatcgaaATTAACGAATTCGGTACGAATTCGAATTCAGAATTGGTGAATTTAAAATCGAATTCGATCGAATTATCAgataccaaaatttcaaaaaatttcgaaTTATTGATTTCGAATTGGATGCACACCCCTATTTGCATAGGCTAAAACGACACTTGAACATATATTAATAATATAGTAATATATTGTTAGTCTTTTGAACCACAACTCGTAAATTATATAAATTACCAATGTCTTAAAATTTTCTAGAGCGTTGGCATCTTTCATCTCTTTTTCACCATGTATAGGCTGTGAAGTACTTGAGTTGCTTTAAAGATCAGCATACTTTACAAACAAATTCAAGCCTATATCAAGAAAAAATGAATACATAATCAATACCCATCATTTTCTCTCTAACTTTATTCTTTAATTCTGCTCTCACCCTTTCcatcctttttgtttctttctttgttaGACCATAACATTATCAACCATTAAAACATTTTCTCAACTCGAATTTCAAAGTCGTGAATTTGCTATTTGCAaccaacaagaaaagaaaatgatgagaGTAAATCTAACACATTCATTTAAAGACTTTAAATGCTATACAATAGAGTTAATTAGCAGAAAGAACATTaacatatattttaaaattactaACATAACCAGTTTAACACGGTACTCAATAGTAGCAAGTCTAGTTCCATTCGCAAAGTGCACTGTCTCATAATTGTCACACTGCACCAATAGCTTCTTGTATTATTTATAATGCCCTTGTGCAACAAAATACTGTAAAGTTCCAATAATAGCTGTGAACTCtatatcaaaaatatttttcacgtCATCAACAACATCAGCCTATCTCTCGCCTTCTATGAAAGAGAGATGATTTCTGTATAATCCTCCATAATACCCTTTACCCATAGGACCACCAAGATTGAATATACCATCTACAGAACATGTCAACTccctaaaaagtaaaaatattttcattttcatcagcCCTAAAACACCAAAATAAGTATAAGAAACAGCAATGCACTATATCCTTTACCCACAGGATTATCAAAATTGAATATACCATCTACAAAACATGTGAACTCcttaaaaagtaaaaatattttcactttatccCAGAACATCAAAATGATTACAAGAAATAGCAAAATAAGAAACTTACTTCTCATCTTGTAATCCTTCCTATTTTGCAATACTTGGGGGTCTCGTCAACTTCTTCACAGGTGCATCTACATCATGCATCTACATCTGCATCTAAATGTTGCATTTCTTTATCAAATTGCACAAGACTCATCTTTTTTCACAAGACACGGAAGCGAGCCACCGACACCAACTATCTAATGAGATGACTATAGGCCGGGAGCTTTCTGTGATATTCATTGTTGGATGCGGCGAATCAAGTTCCATTGTGTATTTGACTTCCAACTCCAATGTCATTTACTTATAGGGGTGtgtaaaatcaaaaaattccgaTTTATAGACCAAATTCGAATTTCGAAATCGGTAAATCGAAAATCGAAATCGAATTCGGATTTTTTGAATTCATATATTTCGAATTTGATTCGAATTCGataatagagtttttcaaatcgaaattttcaatttcaaattcataattcgaaattggaattggaatttcgatttcgatttcaaattcgtttttaatatataagtatatttttatacatgtaatataaaatttataatataaaatattatataatatattattatataataaattttatattatataataatatataaattttttcgaattcggtgaaatcgaaATTAACGAATTCGAAATGGAATTCGGTACGAATTTGAATTCAGAATTGGTGAATTTGAAATCGAATTCGATCGAATTATCAGataccaaaattttaaaaaatttcgaatttaaactttcgaattatttatttcgaatTGGATGCACACCCCTATTTGCATAGGCTAAAACGACACTTGAACAACTGGACAATAGTATTACAGGAAGTGGGAAAAGGAAGATATTGATCTTTGATGAGGAAATGGAAGAAGTGCACCAGCAAGAGACAACTAATAAAAGAGCTAAGCCATACGAAGCAACTGGTGTGTCAGCTATGTCTGAGGTAGAGGTGAGGTCCTTCCCGAATGGGGCCCCTATAAGGATATGAGGGCTTTGGTGTGGAACTGTCAAGGAgtggggagccccttgacagttcTCCATCTGAGGGAGGTGAATAACCTCCTCTCTCCAAGCCTGATTTTTCTGAGTGAGACTAAAAACAGGAAGTATGTGTTGGACAAGATAGCTAGAGGGTTAAGGTTTGACAATAGTGCAGTAGTGGAAGCTATGCACAAGGCAGGAGGTATGGCCATCCTTTGGAAGGAGGAAACACTGATATTGGAAGTTAATCAAACAGCTTTCACTATTGAGGGCAGAATAAAGGATGATGATTACCATTGTGACTGGTGGTTTATAGGGATCTATGCGAGCTGTGATGATCAGATTAGGAAGGAACAATGGAGAGTTCTAAGAGATAGAAGAAGGCTGTGGGGGGATAGATTCATGATTGCAGGAGACTTCAATGACAttgtgtccaatgaagaaaaatgggGAGGAAATCTCAAAGAGGAGAGAAGCTTTACGGAATTCAAGGATTTTATTGATCATACTAACTTGATAGATTTAGGTTTTGAAGGCCAACCATGGACTTGGAGTAACCATTGGGAGGATGAAGGAGAGATTAGACAGAGGTTGGATAGATGCTTGGCCAGTTATGATTGGGTCCAAACCTTTGAAAAAGCTAGATGTCAACACCTGGACACGTATGCCTCTGATCATAGCATACTTTGCTTGGACACCGAACCAGATAAggagaagaggaaaaaaaagttttactTTGACAAAAGATGGTTGCAAAAGAAAGAGGTTCAGCAGGTAGTGGAGCAAGCTTGGCAGATAGATGAGCCTGGCTCCCGTATGTTCAAGGTTATCAAAAAGATCAGAAATTGCAGAATTGAACTACTGAAATGGAGAAACACCTTCCAAGCAGACTCTAAGAGAAGGATTGTGGAAATAGGCAAGGCTCTGGAGAAGGTGAGAGTCTCAGATTCGGATAACAAAAAAGAACAAGTTGCTGAGCTTAAGAACCAGCTTAAAGAAGCCTACAAGGAAGAAGAGAAATTCTGGAGGCAAAAAGCTAGGATTGAATGGCTTAGAGAAGGAGATAAAAATACAAAGTATTTCCACGCCTTTGTTAGGGGGAGAAGGACTAAGAATAGGATCCGAAATCTGCAAAGGGATGATGGTTCTTGGACTGGAAATGAGGAGAAAGTTATCTCAGAAATCTCTGGTTTTTTAGAAGGCTGTTTACAAGTGGAGGGAGAAACGATATGTCAGAGATCCTAGAAGGTATTCCCCTCTCCATAAATCAGGAGATGAACACCAAATTAACTAAACCGGTTGAGGAAGATGAGATCAGGGTAGCCCTTTTTTCCATGCAGCCTGATAAAGCTCCAGGCCAGGATGGCATGTcccctttatttttccaaaGGTTTTGGAGCATTATCAAAGGGGATTTGATTCCAGCTATTCAATCTTTTTTTAGCTCAAGCTTTATGCTTAAATCAATTAATCATACTATCATTTCTTTGATCCCCAAAATTTTGAATCCAACCTGTCTAAAAAACTTTAGACCTATCAGCCTGTGTAGTGTTATTTAcaaaaccatttccaaaattctGGCCAATAGGCTAAAGCTTGTTCTGGACAAGTGCATTAGTGACACCCAATCAGCTTTCATACCAGATAGGCAAATATTAGATAATGTAATCCTAGCTCATGAGTACATGCATTACCTTAAAAACAAAAGGCAAGGAAAAGAAGGATATATGGCAATCAAACCAGACATGGCCAAAGCCTACGATAGAGTGGAATGGCATTTCTTACAGGAAATGATGCAGAAGATGGGTTTCTGTGCTAAATGGATCAATTGGATACTTAGCTGCCTGAAGACAGTATCATACTCTTTCAACTGCAATGGAGAAACTAAAGGTTTTGTCACACCAGAGAGGGGAATAAGACAGGGAGATCCACTGTCGCCTTACTTGTTCCTAATCTGCTCAGAGGGGTTTTCCAATTTGCTGAGGAAAGCTGAAGAGAGGAATGACATAACAGGCTTGAGAATTAGCAGACAGGGGCCTATCATCTCACACCTTTTCTTTGCAGACGACTCACTTATTTTCTGTAAAGCTAACATGAAGCAGGCCTCAGAAATCATGAAGATCCTCAAGATATATGAAGAGGCCTCAGGACAGTTGATTAACCTTGATAAGTCGTCTGTCTTTTTTAGCAAGAATATGTCCATGGAGCAAAGAAAAGATGTATGTAGCTCAATGGGGGGGGGATGGCAGAAATAAAACAAGGAAAGTACCTAGGACTGCCTATGGTCATCTCTAGGTCAAAGGACcagatttttggtttcattaagGAAAACATTAAGAGAAAGCTGCAGGATTGGAGGAACAAGTTGCTGAGCTCAGCAGGCAAGAAAGTGATGCTTAAGGCAGTCTCAATGGCTATGCCAACCTATGCCAACCTATGTAAAGATATTAGCTCACTGATGGCCAATTATTGGTGGGGGGATTCTAATGGCAAAAACAAATTGCACTGGCTTTCTTGGAAGAAACTGTCAATGAAGAGGAATGCAGGAGGCCTAGGATTTAAAGACATTGAAGCCTACAATAAGGCATTGCTAGGTAAGCACATTTGGAGAATACTCACTAAACCAAACCTTCTGTTAAGCAAAGTGATGAGAGCACGATACTTCCCCAAGGACTCAATATTAACATGCAAGATTCACAAAAATTCTTCCTAGATATGGCAAGGATTATTAGGAGCCAGAAGCTTGATGGTCAAAGGGGTGATCAGACGGATTGGCAATGGGAGAAGTACAAGAATATGGGACCACAGGTGGATTCCTGGATCTAGTTCAGGTAAACCAACCTCATCCAGTCCACTGAGTAGGGAATTGAAGATGGTTCATGAGTTAATCAGCCATCACAGATGGAATAGAGTAACCATCTTCAAGAATTTTCATCAGAGTGATGCTGAGAAAATCCTAAGCATACCCATAAGTCTAACGGAGAGGGAGGATAGCTATTATTGGCAACACAATGCAGGGGGGATATACACGGTCAGTTCAGGATATAACTTCTAATGGAGGAGAGTGCTAATGCTGAGAAGGAAAAAGCAGAAGAATCTGAGCCAAGTATAACAGATGGCAGTCAACAAGTTAGACAAATGTGGAACACCCTTTGGAAGCTCAACATCAAACATAAAATTAAGATTTTCATTTGGAAATGCTTAACAAGGGCATTACCAGTAAGAGCAGCAATTCACAGGAAGACAGGATTGGGAGATCCAGTGTGTAGAATCTGTGGGGAAGAGCAAGAAACAGTGGAACATCTTTTGCTCAAATGCCAACACACTCAGGAGGTACGGAAGGTAGCACCATTA
The genomic region above belongs to Coffea arabica cultivar ET-39 chromosome 7c, Coffea Arabica ET-39 HiFi, whole genome shotgun sequence and contains:
- the LOC140010709 gene encoding uncharacterized protein, translated to MRALVWNCQGVGSPLTVLHLREVNNLLSPSLIFLSETKNRKYVLDKIARGLRFDNSAVVEAMHKAGGMAILWKEETLILEVNQTAFTIEGRIKDDDYHCDWWFIGIYASCDDQIRKEQWRVLRDRRRLWGDRFMIAGDFNDIVSNEEKWGGNLKEERSFTEFKDFIDHTNLIDLGFEGQPWTWSNHWEDEGEIRQRLDRCLASYDWVQTFEKARCQHLDTYASDHSILCLDTEPDKEKRKKKFYFDKRWLQKKEVQQVVEQAWQIDEPGSRMFKVIKKIRNCRIELLKWRNTFQADSKRRIVEIGKALEKVRVSDSDNKKEQVAELKNQLKEAYKEEEKFWRQKARIEWLREGDKNTKYFHAFVRGRRTKNRIRNLQRDDGSWTGNEEKVISEISGFLEGCLQVEGETICQRS